One Eurosta solidaginis isolate ZX-2024a chromosome 5, ASM4086904v1, whole genome shotgun sequence DNA segment encodes these proteins:
- the LOC137253194 gene encoding endocuticle structural protein SgAbd-6-like, producing MKLILVLSFLCLLVSSLAAPQAPVEILEQDVDNIGINGYKFSYKLSDGTTRTEEAVLNNAGTENESLSVRGTVSWVAPDGVTYTINFVADENGFQPEGAHIPK from the exons ATGAAATTG ATACTAGTCTTGAGTTTTTTGTGCTTGCTCGTTAGCAGTTTGGCCGCACCACAAGCTCCGGTAGAAATTTTGGAACAAGATGTAgacaatattggtatcaatggTTACAAATTCAG CTACAAATTGAGTGATGGTACAACACGTACAGAAGAAGCAGTGCTGAATAATGCTGGTACAGAGAATGAGTCGCTCTCAGTGCGTGGTACAGTTTCATGGGTGGCGCCAGATGGTGTGACTTACACAATAAATTTTGTTGCTGATGAGAATGGTTTCCAACCTGAAGGTGCACATATACCAAAATAA